One part of the Carassius gibelio isolate Cgi1373 ecotype wild population from Czech Republic chromosome B6, carGib1.2-hapl.c, whole genome shotgun sequence genome encodes these proteins:
- the LOC127959295 gene encoding MIF4G domain-containing protein A — protein MDSAWTPLDVVTQTMFQKALDDPKSVDLEKLSNAVVDQSLKDISFCKDAGRMCYAVVQAEAQKAATTVFRRNLLTRLQQEFTAREETRNCLVQKWVCLVTFICSIFDYIKVNNVPLVALVDPVYDCLYRLAQPDALMNEEEVDCLVVQLHRVGEQLEHTNSQRMNQLFNLLRDGFLLQEDLSSMTRLLLLEILEFRASGWTLTETAHKYYYSEVDD, from the exons ATGGATTCAGCTTGGACGCCTCTTGATGTTGTAACTCAGACTATGTTTCAAAAAGCATTAGACG ATCCCAAGTCAGTTGATTTGGAGAAGCTGTCTAACGCAGTTGTAGACCAGTCATTGAAAGACATCTCATTCTGCAAAGATGCTGGCCGCATGTGTTATGCTGTAGTTCAG GCAGAAGCTCAGAAAGCTGCAACCACTGTATTCAGGCGAAATCTGTTGACACGTCTACAGCAAGAGTTCACTGCCAGAGAGGAGACTCGAAACTGCTTGGTGCAGAAGTGGGTCTGTTTGGTCACATTTATCTGCAGCATATTTGATTACATCAAG gtgaacaatGTTCCTCTTGTGGCCCTTGTGGATCCAGTATATGACTGCCTCTATAGGTTGGCTCAGCCAGATGCCTTGATGAACGAGGAAGAG GTGGACTGCCTGGTGGTACAGCTCCATCGTGTTGGCGAGCAGCTGGAGCATACAAACTCCCAGCGCATGAATCAGCTTTTTAACTTGCTCCGGGATGGTTTTCTCCTTCAGGAAGACCTTAGCTCCATGACAAGACTCTTGCTCCTGGAGATCTTGGAGTTCAGGGCCAGTGGCTGGACCCTCACTGAAACTGCACACAAGTACTACTATAGTGAAGTCGATGACTGA